A single window of Mugil cephalus isolate CIBA_MC_2020 chromosome 1, CIBA_Mcephalus_1.1, whole genome shotgun sequence DNA harbors:
- the LOC125009243 gene encoding uncharacterized protein LOC125009243 isoform X1 has translation MAAAVATSLLLVLSGLSVGTDPDPNLDPDRGRRELQRVRSLAAQPGYGTCWSRALQHLDTRCKDMTSESQSRVALMFTYCHLSSSGRDFPSCPEGSEVSRCTRSMDAVAFNTYTEFFTHTHSICHFLQSEAWQSRAQNTMYRLTESSEGVAEQLQSTRRMAEDLMEAQSAALQVQQEILTNGEELRVTLRDSTEGVRAVFSELSSVSREQQVALSELFNRVSFLQSFLLMEAHSLSSCCYNAAALCTSFLITSTQRSSRARLVLLSLVCLNFYLERKIYEFVMSSDHPEHQHMELLVVYVSRLRWSSLAVGLSVLVLVCLRYRDPVQQSLQVLEQLRETQRSLQEALQHAERIGQQAKTKKTEDTRLHVEGQRRRDETLRRTKDKGQEEEEEESSCLSLWTDHSDLSHLSFLGWRTDSVLSSTMNSTVTYVSQNASVQSPARHLPLVSSSSPLVYSVPVEDKQDKQPRYSLRSRRSERLHR, from the exons ATGGCGGCGGCCGTGGCCACGAGTCTCCTGCTGGTTCTGAGCGGACTCTCTGTCGGTACCGACCCGGACCCGAACCTGGACCCGGACCGGGGCAGGAGGGAGCTGCAGCGCGTGCGGAGTCTCGCCGCTCAGCCTGGATATGGAACCTGTTGGTCGCGAGCTCTGCAGCACCTGGACACGCGCTGCAAGGACATGACGTCAGAGAGCCAGAGCCGCGTGGCGCTCATGTTCACCTACTGTCACCTGAGCAG CTCAGGCAGAGATTTCCCATCATGCCctgaggggtcagaggtcagcaggTGCACCCGGTCCATGGACGCCGTGGCCTTCAACACCTACACAGAGttcttcacacacactcactccatCTGCCACTTCCTCCAGTCTGAGGCCTGGCAGAGCCGAGCGCAGAACACCATGTACAG gctGACGGAGAGCTCAGAGGGTGTAGCTGAGCAGCTCCAGTCCACCAGGCGGATGGCTGAGGACCTGATGGAGGCCCAGAGCGCTGCCTTACAGGTGCAGCAGGAGATCCTGACCAACGGGGAGGAGCTGAGAGTCACCCTGAGAGACTCTACTGAGG GTGTGAGGGCGGTGTTCTCTGAGCTCAGCAGTGTCTCCAGGGAGCAGCAGGTGGCGCTGTCTGAACTCTTCAACAGAgtttccttcctgcagagtttCCTGTTGATGGAGGCCCACAGCCTGAGCTCCTGCTGCTACAACGCTGCCGCTCTCTGCACCTCCTTCCTCATCACCTCCACCCAGCGCTCCTCCAGAGCCAG GTTGGTGTTGTTGAGTTTGGTGTGTTTGAATTTCTACCTGGAGAGAAAGATCTACGAGTTTGTGATGAGTTCTGATCATCCTGAACATCAGCACATG GAGCTGCTGGTGGTCTACGTGTCCCGGCTGCGGTGGTCCTCACTGGCCGTTGGACTGTCCGTCCTGGTGCTGGTCTGTCTTCGCTACAGGGACCCGGTCCAGCAGAGTCTCCAGGTGCTGGAGCAGCTCAGAGAGACTCAGAGGAGCCTCCAGGAGGCGCTGCAGCACGCAG AGAGGATAGGACAGCAGGCAAAGACGAAGAAGACGGAGGACACACGGCTTCACGTGGAG GGACAGAGGAGAAGGGATGAGACGCTGAGGAGGACAAAGGACAaaggacaagaggaggaggaggaggagtccagcTGTCTGTCCCTGTGGACGGACCACTCTGACCTGTCTCACCTCTCATTCCTTG GGTGGAGGACGGACAGTGTCCTCAGCAGCACCATGAACTCCACTGTCACCTACGTTTCCCAGAATGCATCAGTCCAGAGTCCAGCCAGACATCTCCCCCTGGTGTCCTCGTCGTCCCCTCTGGTCTACAGCGTCCCAGTGGAGGACAAACAGGACAAACAG cctcgtTACAGCCTGAGGAGCAGACGTTCTGAGCGTCTTCATCGTTGA
- the LOC125009243 gene encoding uncharacterized protein LOC125009243 isoform X2, translated as MDAVAFNTYTEFFTHTHSICHFLQSEAWQSRAQNTMYRLTESSEGVAEQLQSTRRMAEDLMEAQSAALQVQQEILTNGEELRVTLRDSTEGVRAVFSELSSVSREQQVALSELFNRVSFLQSFLLMEAHSLSSCCYNAAALCTSFLITSTQRSSRARLVLLSLVCLNFYLERKIYEFVMSSDHPEHQHMELLVVYVSRLRWSSLAVGLSVLVLVCLRYRDPVQQSLQVLEQLRETQRSLQEALQHAERIGQQAKTKKTEDTRLHVEGQRRRDETLRRTKDKGQEEEEEESSCLSLWTDHSDLSHLSFLGWRTDSVLSSTMNSTVTYVSQNASVQSPARHLPLVSSSSPLVYSVPVEDKQDKQPRYSLRSRRSERLHR; from the exons ATGGACGCCGTGGCCTTCAACACCTACACAGAGttcttcacacacactcactccatCTGCCACTTCCTCCAGTCTGAGGCCTGGCAGAGCCGAGCGCAGAACACCATGTACAG gctGACGGAGAGCTCAGAGGGTGTAGCTGAGCAGCTCCAGTCCACCAGGCGGATGGCTGAGGACCTGATGGAGGCCCAGAGCGCTGCCTTACAGGTGCAGCAGGAGATCCTGACCAACGGGGAGGAGCTGAGAGTCACCCTGAGAGACTCTACTGAGG GTGTGAGGGCGGTGTTCTCTGAGCTCAGCAGTGTCTCCAGGGAGCAGCAGGTGGCGCTGTCTGAACTCTTCAACAGAgtttccttcctgcagagtttCCTGTTGATGGAGGCCCACAGCCTGAGCTCCTGCTGCTACAACGCTGCCGCTCTCTGCACCTCCTTCCTCATCACCTCCACCCAGCGCTCCTCCAGAGCCAG GTTGGTGTTGTTGAGTTTGGTGTGTTTGAATTTCTACCTGGAGAGAAAGATCTACGAGTTTGTGATGAGTTCTGATCATCCTGAACATCAGCACATG GAGCTGCTGGTGGTCTACGTGTCCCGGCTGCGGTGGTCCTCACTGGCCGTTGGACTGTCCGTCCTGGTGCTGGTCTGTCTTCGCTACAGGGACCCGGTCCAGCAGAGTCTCCAGGTGCTGGAGCAGCTCAGAGAGACTCAGAGGAGCCTCCAGGAGGCGCTGCAGCACGCAG AGAGGATAGGACAGCAGGCAAAGACGAAGAAGACGGAGGACACACGGCTTCACGTGGAG GGACAGAGGAGAAGGGATGAGACGCTGAGGAGGACAAAGGACAaaggacaagaggaggaggaggaggagtccagcTGTCTGTCCCTGTGGACGGACCACTCTGACCTGTCTCACCTCTCATTCCTTG GGTGGAGGACGGACAGTGTCCTCAGCAGCACCATGAACTCCACTGTCACCTACGTTTCCCAGAATGCATCAGTCCAGAGTCCAGCCAGACATCTCCCCCTGGTGTCCTCGTCGTCCCCTCTGGTCTACAGCGTCCCAGTGGAGGACAAACAGGACAAACAG cctcgtTACAGCCTGAGGAGCAGACGTTCTGAGCGTCTTCATCGTTGA